The sequence below is a genomic window from Uranotaenia lowii strain MFRU-FL chromosome 2, ASM2978415v1, whole genome shotgun sequence.
ACGGTTTTCAAACTAAGAACAACGAGTTCGCAAAAAGGTTagcagatttaaaattaatcaacagGGCAACAGAATTAAAGCTAAAAACGTACAAAGCAACCGCCACTTGCATCTACGGGACACCCAAGGCACACAAAGTAGGCTTGCCATTAAGACCAGTAGTACCATGCATGACGTCACCTTCTTATGAATTGTCCAAATATATAGGACGAATACTCCAAGCATCGATCAACAGCAAATACAACGTCAAAGATTCGTTTGAGTTCTGCGATTTCATCAACAATGTTGTACTCCCACCGGATCACAACCTCGTTTCTTTCGATGTTGTTTCGCTTTTCACCTGTATCCCCCGAGACCTAGTTCTCCGCAACATCATCTACAACTGGGACGCGATAAAGAAGAACACGAACATAAATTTGGATATGTTCCTCGAAATCGTTAACTTCTGCATGAGCTGCAgttatttcagatttaaaaataaattctaccagCAAACATACGGCACGGCGATGGGCAATCCTGTGTCTAGCCCGATAGCTGACTTTGTGATGGAATCACTTTTAGACAATGTCACACGGACACTCGATTTCCAGATCCCGATCCTAAGGAAATATGTTGATGACCTACTGCTAGCCCTACCAAGAGAACATGTCGAACAGGTAAgagaaaaattcaatcaataccACCCGAAAATCCAATTTACGGTCGAGATAGAGTCAGATTATCGCCTCCCGTACTTGGATCTGATATTGATCAGGCAGCCAGACCAATCAATAAAAACCGAGTGGTATCGAAAAGCGATAGCGTCGGGTCgctttttgaatttcagatcAGCTCACAACACACGGCTCAAAATCAACACGGCTCTGAACTTCATAAAACGTGTGAAAATCTtttcgacaaacgtttcccCCGATGCCGCACTTAAgttgattcatgaaaatttgaagttaaacgATTACCCTACAACGTTAATAAATAGATTAGTGCAGAAAGCGAACGAAACCGACACCACCAGCCAAAACACACAAGATACACCCACACAACATTACCGATCCATACTGAACATCGACGGCCTAACTGCGAACATAGTTCGTTCACTGAAAACAGACTATCCGCAAGTACGCATCGGCACCACGCAACAACATACAATACGCAGCCTACTGCCTGTGGTTAAGGATCCGATACAACCGATCGATCGTTCCAATGTGGTATACAACATCCCGTGCGCAGGCGCATCCGACCGTAACGAGACATGCTCAAAAGTTTATGTTGGGCAAACTAGCTACAAACTTCGTACTAGAATGTCCAAGCATAAATGCGACGTCACCAAATTGAACCGAATCATCGCCTCAGGGTCCACAGCATCAGACCCAGCCATCAGA
It includes:
- the LOC129742457 gene encoding uncharacterized protein LOC129742457, which translates into the protein MMKREDYDAKMEALIGDQSTYSGLARDPTNGFQTKNNEFAKRLADLKLINRATELKLKTYKATATCIYGTPKAHKVGLPLRPVVPCMTSPSYELSKYIGRILQASINSKYNVKDSFEFCDFINNVVLPPDHNLVSFDVVSLFTCIPRDLVLRNIIYNWDAIKKNTNINLDMFLEIVNFCMSCSYFRFKNKFYQQTYGTAMGNPVSSPIADFVMESLLDNVTRTLDFQIPILRKYVDDLLLALPREHVEQVREKFNQYHPKIQFTVEIESDYRLPYLDLILIRQPDQSIKTEWYRKAIASGRFLNFRSAHNTRLKINTALNFIKRVKIFSTNVSPDAALKLIHENLKLNDYPTTLINRLVQKANETDTTSQNTQDTPTQHYRSILNIDGLTANIVRSLKTDYPQVRIGTTQQHTIRSLLPVVKDPIQPIDRSNVVYNIPCAGASDRNETCSKVYVGQTSYKLRTRMSKHKCDVTKLNRIIASGSTASDPAIRELRQSAVVEHCFNQGHMFDFDKATVLDSSNKHRRHLEVLEMCYIQSTPNTVNIQNDTDGRAISYGGVFHTLSRTAHKHSSAPVSGYEEEPKQQ